From the genome of Candidatus Angelobacter sp., one region includes:
- a CDS encoding DUF5009 domain-containing protein — translation MSPVVTSPKVVETGVSATAPASTRLMSLDLFRGLTIAGMILVNDPGNWASVYAPLRHSEWNGWTPTDLVFPFFVFIVGVAMAFSFSSRLQRGDSRLTLFKHVLWRGVVLFAMGVFLNGFPTHYDPAHLRIYG, via the coding sequence ATGTCCCCTGTTGTTACCTCTCCCAAGGTCGTCGAAACCGGTGTATCGGCCACAGCTCCTGCTTCCACCCGCCTGATGTCTCTCGATCTGTTCCGCGGATTGACCATTGCGGGCATGATCCTGGTGAATGATCCGGGCAATTGGGCCTCGGTCTACGCGCCGCTACGCCACTCGGAGTGGAACGGCTGGACGCCTACCGACCTGGTGTTTCCGTTCTTCGTATTCATCGTCGGCGTGGCAATGGCGTTCTCGTTCAGCTCGCGCCTGCAACGAGGCGACTCGCGGTTAACCCTTTTTAAGCACGTGCTGTGGAGAGGCGTGGTCCTGTTTGCCATGGGCGTGTTTCTGAATGGATTCCCGACACACTACGATCCGGCGCATTTGAGGATCTATGGCG